In one window of Streptomyces griseus subsp. griseus DNA:
- a CDS encoding ABC transporter ATP-binding protein: MTVTDTPPAPAKLRTATGREATGWVAAHCRRAPWLTLSTVVTTVAGAALQVVPVLLLGRVVDGVVGGESRSVLVTVGVLMGAAALFGAAATAASTYLIGRLGAELLAQLRESAVRAVLGMPSARVEQVGRGDVLSRVGDDVAVLSKGIRQAIPTVFSAGVLVAIATLGMFGLDWRLGVAGACALPAYALALRWYLPRSAPLYRKQRVAQADRAQALISGLNGIDTVRAYRLEGDVREKVTAESWRVRNLGVEVFRFFGRFVGRENRAEFIGLVLILVVGYALLEADAATLGEVSAAPLMFHRLFTPLGSIMFTFDEAQKSGASLTRLVGVLGEPSEERLVGDESVVPAEAVPYAVTVQELTFSYPDTDEPVLRDVNLSIPAGGSLALVGATGAGKSTLAALIAGIGTPQSGAVRIGSRELAGLDEAEARSLVSILTQETHVFSGPLADDLRLAAPDASDDQLMEALRTVGADGWVELLPGGLHAMVGEGGERLDVTKVAQVALARLVLSRSPVVVLDESTAEAGSEGAAELERAVLAACAGRTTLFVAHRLTQAMAADRIAVLDAGRVVEEGTHEELVALGGMYARLWRAWREGS; the protein is encoded by the coding sequence GTGACTGTCACCGACACCCCCCCGGCCCCGGCGAAGCTGCGTACGGCGACGGGGAGGGAGGCCACCGGCTGGGTGGCGGCACACTGCCGCCGGGCCCCGTGGCTGACCCTCTCCACCGTGGTCACCACCGTGGCCGGAGCGGCCCTCCAAGTGGTCCCCGTGCTCCTGCTGGGCCGGGTGGTCGACGGGGTGGTCGGCGGCGAATCACGCTCGGTGCTCGTCACGGTCGGAGTGCTGATGGGGGCCGCCGCGCTGTTCGGCGCGGCGGCCACCGCGGCCTCCACCTATCTGATCGGGCGGCTGGGGGCCGAGCTCCTCGCCCAGCTGCGCGAGAGCGCCGTCCGCGCCGTGCTGGGCATGCCGAGCGCCCGCGTGGAGCAGGTCGGCCGGGGCGATGTGCTCTCCCGCGTCGGCGACGACGTGGCCGTCCTGTCCAAGGGCATCCGGCAGGCCATCCCCACGGTGTTCTCGGCGGGCGTGCTGGTCGCCATCGCCACCCTCGGCATGTTCGGCCTGGACTGGCGGCTCGGCGTGGCCGGCGCCTGCGCCCTGCCCGCGTACGCGCTGGCGCTGCGCTGGTATCTCCCCAGGTCCGCCCCGCTCTACCGCAAGCAGCGCGTCGCCCAGGCCGACCGGGCGCAGGCGCTGATCAGCGGCCTCAACGGGATCGACACGGTCCGGGCGTACCGCCTGGAGGGCGACGTCCGCGAGAAGGTCACCGCCGAGTCGTGGCGGGTGCGCAACCTCGGCGTCGAGGTTTTCCGGTTCTTCGGCCGCTTCGTCGGCCGGGAGAACCGGGCCGAGTTCATCGGCCTCGTCCTGATCCTGGTGGTGGGGTACGCCCTGCTGGAGGCCGACGCCGCCACCCTCGGCGAGGTGTCGGCCGCCCCGCTGATGTTCCACCGGCTGTTCACCCCGCTGGGCTCCATCATGTTCACCTTCGACGAGGCGCAGAAGTCCGGCGCCAGCCTCACCCGCCTGGTCGGGGTGCTGGGGGAGCCGTCGGAGGAGCGGCTGGTGGGCGACGAGTCCGTCGTCCCGGCCGAGGCCGTACCGTACGCCGTGACGGTCCAGGAGCTGACCTTCAGCTACCCGGACACCGACGAGCCGGTCCTGCGCGACGTGAACCTCTCCATCCCGGCCGGTGGCTCGCTGGCGCTCGTGGGCGCCACGGGCGCGGGCAAGTCGACCCTGGCCGCGCTGATCGCCGGCATCGGGACCCCGCAGTCCGGGGCCGTGCGCATCGGGTCGCGGGAGCTCGCCGGACTCGACGAGGCCGAGGCCCGGTCCCTGGTGAGCATCCTGACCCAGGAGACGCACGTCTTCTCAGGGCCGCTCGCCGACGATCTGCGCCTCGCCGCACCGGACGCGAGCGACGACCAGCTGATGGAGGCGCTGCGGACCGTCGGCGCCGACGGATGGGTGGAGCTGCTCCCCGGCGGGCTGCACGCCATGGTCGGCGAGGGCGGCGAGCGCCTCGATGTGACCAAGGTCGCACAAGTGGCGCTGGCCCGGCTGGTGTTGAGCCGGTCGCCGGTGGTGGTCCTCGACGAGTCAACCGCCGAGGCGGGCAGCGAGGGCGCCGCCGAGCTGGAGCGTGCCGTGCTGGCCGCGTGCGCGGGCCGCACCACCCTCTTCGTGGCCCACCGGCTGACCCAGGCGATGGCGGCGGACCGGATCGCCGTCCTGGACGCCGGGCGCGTGGTGGAGGAGGGGACGCACGAGGAGCTGGTGGCTCTGGGTGGCATGTACGCGCGTCTGTGGCGCGCTTGGCGCGAGGGTAGTTAG
- a CDS encoding iron-siderophore ABC transporter substrate-binding protein: MLLHRTTQVRPWRRLAAALSVATLGVGLLAGCGSGTEAKKSDDAPAAEAGAFPVTVEHAFGTTKVEKAPKRVVSVGYTDDQAILAFGIKPVGMVDQYPNPVGRTPDINTQWPWVKDKWGDTRPEVIMNNGDSGPNYEKIAALRPDLIIAVYSEVDKAAYDKLSRIAPTVGRTKAEKEPFSAAWQDNAVHIAKALGKESEGTELVKGIQDKLDAAKKDNPDFAGQKAVALSWYKGAVYPFTSTDVRGQLVTGSGFGYQTEIDKIADGKFSTELSPERIDLLDVDRIFVINDKADTEALKKFELFANLPAVKNGKVSYLLDSEGPAIGAAMSQGTLLSLPYAIDELVKAAK, translated from the coding sequence ATGCTTCTCCATCGAACGACGCAGGTGCGGCCGTGGCGGCGGCTGGCCGCGGCACTTTCTGTCGCGACCCTCGGCGTCGGCCTCCTCGCCGGATGCGGTTCCGGCACGGAGGCGAAGAAGAGCGACGACGCCCCGGCCGCCGAGGCCGGCGCGTTCCCGGTCACGGTGGAGCACGCGTTCGGAACCACGAAGGTCGAGAAGGCCCCCAAGCGGGTCGTCTCCGTCGGCTACACGGACGACCAGGCCATCCTGGCGTTCGGCATCAAGCCGGTCGGCATGGTCGACCAGTACCCGAACCCGGTGGGCCGGACCCCCGACATCAACACCCAGTGGCCCTGGGTCAAGGACAAGTGGGGCGACACCCGCCCCGAGGTCATCATGAACAACGGTGACTCGGGCCCCAACTACGAGAAGATCGCCGCCCTGCGGCCGGACCTGATCATCGCGGTCTACTCCGAGGTCGACAAGGCCGCCTACGACAAGCTCTCCAGGATCGCGCCCACCGTCGGCCGCACCAAGGCCGAGAAGGAGCCCTTCAGCGCCGCGTGGCAGGACAACGCGGTGCACATCGCCAAGGCGCTCGGCAAGGAGTCCGAGGGCACCGAACTGGTGAAGGGCATCCAGGACAAGCTGGACGCCGCCAAGAAGGACAACCCCGACTTCGCCGGCCAGAAGGCCGTCGCGCTCTCCTGGTACAAGGGCGCGGTGTACCCGTTCACCTCCACCGATGTGCGCGGCCAGCTGGTCACCGGTTCCGGCTTCGGCTACCAGACCGAGATCGACAAGATCGCCGACGGCAAGTTCTCCACCGAGCTGTCGCCCGAGCGCATCGACCTGCTCGACGTCGACCGCATCTTCGTCATCAACGACAAGGCGGACACCGAGGCGCTCAAGAAGTTCGAGCTCTTCGCCAACCTGCCCGCCGTCAAGAACGGCAAGGTCTCCTACCTCCTGGACAGCGAGGGTCCGGCCATCGGCGCCGCCATGTCCCAGGGCACGCTGCTCTCCCTGCCGTACGCCATCGACGAGCTGGTCAAGGCGGCCAAGTAG
- a CDS encoding ABC transporter ATP-binding protein yields the protein MVAQFITETRSEVKGAARLAARGVTVGYGGRAVIDDLDVAIPPGVVTTIIGPNGCGKSTLLRTLTRLLKPASGTVVLDGEDIARLRTRDVAKKLGLLPQAPVAPEGLTVGDLVARGRHPHQSWLRQWSSDDAGVVERALAMTGVADLADRPVDSLSGGQRQRVWISMTLAQGTDLLLLDEPTTYLDLAHAIDVLDLVDDLHESGCTVVMVLHDLNLATRYSDNLIVMRAGSILAQGHPRDVITAELLHDAFGLQAKVIEDPVGDRPLIVPIGRTHVRPVIDSSVK from the coding sequence GTGGTCGCGCAGTTCATCACCGAGACCCGGTCCGAGGTCAAGGGCGCCGCACGGCTGGCGGCGAGGGGCGTCACGGTCGGCTACGGCGGACGGGCGGTCATCGACGATCTCGACGTGGCGATCCCGCCGGGGGTCGTCACCACGATCATCGGTCCCAACGGCTGCGGAAAGTCGACGCTGTTGCGCACCCTGACCCGTCTGCTCAAACCGGCCAGCGGGACGGTCGTGCTGGACGGCGAGGACATCGCCAGGCTCAGGACCCGGGACGTGGCGAAGAAGCTCGGCCTGCTGCCGCAGGCGCCCGTGGCACCCGAGGGGCTGACGGTGGGCGACCTGGTCGCCCGGGGACGCCATCCGCACCAGAGCTGGCTGCGGCAGTGGTCCTCGGACGACGCCGGAGTCGTGGAGCGCGCTCTGGCCATGACCGGGGTGGCCGATCTGGCCGACCGTCCCGTCGACTCGCTCTCCGGCGGCCAGCGCCAGCGCGTCTGGATCTCGATGACCCTGGCCCAGGGCACCGATCTGCTGCTGCTGGACGAGCCGACCACCTATCTGGACCTCGCGCACGCCATCGACGTGCTCGATCTGGTCGACGACCTGCACGAGTCGGGGTGCACCGTGGTCATGGTGCTGCACGACCTCAATCTCGCCACGCGCTACAGCGACAACCTCATCGTGATGCGGGCGGGTTCGATCCTGGCGCAGGGGCACCCGCGTGATGTGATCACCGCCGAGCTGCTGCACGACGCCTTCGGGCTGCAGGCGAAGGTGATCGAGGACCCGGTGGGCGACCGGCCGCTCATCGTCCCGATCGGACGTACGCACGTCCGGCCGGTGATCGACTCCTCGGTGAAGTGA
- a CDS encoding FecCD family ABC transporter permease: MSETEMNPKGADSADPKAPLAPGVRIGRVSFVWRPWLVLVTLVLAASAFLVFCLSIAVGDFPIGLSRVIATLLGQGEQVDEFVVMDLRMPRALAGLVVGIALGVSGAITQSVARNPLASPDILGITSGASAVAVFLVTVSGGAAAAVVGSVGLSAAALLGGLGTGLLVYFLAWRRGIDGFRLILIGISVSAVMQAITTWLLVSADIRDVARAQAWLVGSLDGRSWDEVEVAFWGGLVLLVVVAAAAFQFKPMHLGDDVAAGLGVRYGRVRAVLLLCAVLLAAVAVSAAGPVPFVALVAPQVAMRLARCPTPPMAASGLLGALLLTGSDLIARTALPVTLPVGVVTAAIGGPFLVHLLVRANLRRSGP; the protein is encoded by the coding sequence ATGAGCGAAACAGAGATGAATCCGAAGGGCGCCGACTCGGCGGATCCGAAGGCACCGTTGGCGCCGGGTGTGCGGATCGGGCGGGTGTCGTTCGTCTGGCGGCCCTGGCTCGTCCTGGTCACACTGGTGCTGGCGGCCTCCGCCTTTCTGGTGTTCTGCCTCTCCATCGCCGTCGGGGACTTCCCCATCGGCCTGTCGCGGGTGATCGCCACGCTGCTGGGCCAGGGCGAACAGGTCGACGAGTTCGTGGTGATGGACCTGCGGATGCCGCGTGCCCTGGCCGGCCTCGTCGTGGGCATCGCGCTCGGTGTGTCCGGGGCGATCACCCAGTCCGTCGCCCGCAATCCGCTCGCCAGCCCCGACATCCTCGGGATCACCAGCGGCGCCAGCGCCGTCGCGGTCTTCCTGGTGACGGTGTCGGGCGGGGCCGCCGCGGCGGTCGTCGGCTCGGTGGGCCTGTCGGCGGCGGCGCTCCTGGGCGGCCTCGGCACCGGGCTGCTGGTCTACTTCCTGGCCTGGCGGCGCGGGATCGACGGCTTCCGGCTCATCCTCATCGGCATCTCGGTGAGTGCCGTGATGCAGGCGATCACGACCTGGCTGCTGGTGTCGGCCGACATCAGGGACGTGGCCCGGGCCCAGGCGTGGCTGGTCGGCTCGCTGGACGGCCGGTCGTGGGACGAGGTCGAGGTGGCGTTCTGGGGCGGGCTCGTCCTGCTCGTGGTGGTGGCCGCCGCCGCGTTCCAGTTCAAACCGATGCACCTCGGCGACGACGTGGCCGCCGGGCTGGGCGTCCGGTACGGCAGGGTACGGGCCGTGCTCCTGCTGTGCGCGGTGCTGCTGGCAGCCGTGGCGGTGAGCGCGGCGGGCCCTGTCCCGTTCGTCGCGCTGGTGGCGCCCCAGGTGGCGATGCGGCTGGCGAGGTGCCCGACGCCGCCGATGGCCGCCTCCGGCCTGCTGGGGGCGCTGCTGCTGACCGGTTCGGACCTCATCGCGCGTACGGCGCTGCCGGTCACCCTTCCGGTCGGCGTGGTCACCGCGGCGATCGGCGGCCCGTTCCTCGTCCATCTGCTGGTACGGGCGAACCTGCGCCGGTCCGGTCCGTGA
- a CDS encoding FecCD family ABC transporter permease, with protein sequence MSTTAVERPVTRGATEVRRGRLVGLGTLVALLALAATLSLAVGARALSPGEVWHGLFASPDPDQRLTEIRLIVQTVRVPRTVLAIVAGIALGVGGALIQGYTRNPIADTGLLGVNSGASFAVVTVIAVFGFTDPFQYVWFAFVGAALAGVVVFGLASIGRGAGNPLTLALAGQGITVFLMAMTTAVALTDQKSLNALRFWNAGSVAGVGFDVIWPVTGFIGVGLLLALSALPSLNLLNLGDDVARGLGVNIVLSRAIGIVAITLLAGAATAACGPIAFLGLMVAHVARYLTGPDYRWLVPYAGLLGAVILLVCDIVGRLVVRPGELEPGVVVALVGAPFFAVLVWRGKFKSA encoded by the coding sequence ATGAGCACGACTGCAGTTGAGCGCCCCGTGACCAGGGGTGCGACAGAGGTCCGCCGCGGGCGGCTTGTGGGGCTGGGCACGCTGGTGGCGCTTCTCGCGCTCGCAGCGACCCTGTCGTTGGCGGTGGGAGCCCGTGCGCTCAGCCCCGGCGAGGTCTGGCACGGGTTGTTCGCGTCGCCGGACCCCGACCAACGGCTCACCGAGATACGGCTCATCGTGCAGACGGTCCGGGTCCCCCGTACGGTCCTCGCGATCGTGGCGGGCATCGCCCTGGGCGTCGGCGGAGCGCTGATCCAGGGGTACACCCGTAACCCCATCGCCGACACCGGGCTGTTGGGGGTGAACAGCGGGGCCTCGTTCGCGGTGGTGACGGTGATCGCCGTGTTCGGGTTCACCGACCCCTTCCAGTACGTCTGGTTCGCCTTCGTGGGGGCGGCTCTCGCCGGCGTCGTCGTCTTCGGGCTGGCGAGCATCGGCAGGGGAGCGGGCAATCCGCTGACGCTCGCCCTGGCCGGGCAGGGCATCACGGTCTTCCTCATGGCGATGACCACCGCGGTCGCCCTGACCGACCAGAAGTCGCTGAACGCGCTGCGGTTCTGGAACGCGGGCTCGGTGGCCGGGGTGGGGTTCGACGTCATCTGGCCGGTGACCGGGTTCATCGGCGTCGGGCTCCTCCTGGCCCTGAGCGCCCTGCCCTCCCTCAACCTGCTGAATCTGGGCGACGACGTGGCGCGGGGGCTGGGCGTGAACATCGTGCTGAGCCGGGCCATCGGCATCGTCGCCATCACCCTGCTGGCGGGGGCGGCCACGGCGGCGTGCGGTCCCATCGCCTTCCTCGGGCTCATGGTCGCCCATGTGGCCCGGTATCTGACGGGCCCCGACTACCGCTGGCTGGTGCCGTACGCGGGTCTGCTCGGCGCCGTCATCCTGCTGGTCTGCGACATCGTGGGGCGCCTGGTGGTGCGGCCCGGTGAGCTGGAACCGGGTGTCGTGGTCGCCCTCGTCGGCGCCCCGTTCTTCGCGGTCCTGGTGTGGCGAGGAAAGTTCAAGAGCGCATGA
- a CDS encoding lysine N(6)-hydroxylase/L-ornithine N(5)-oxygenase family protein has protein sequence MSQVHPGDAPLIHDLIGIGFGPSNVAMAIALREHNTRVGGQESVTAHFFEQQQSFGWHRGMLIDDATMQVSFLKDLVTLRNPASEYSFLCYLQSKNRLIDFINHKNLFPLRVEFHDYFEWAAAKVDDMVSYGHEVVSVTPFVHDGTVEYLDVTVRSGGGLEVHRARNLVIGTGLRPILPEGVQRGDRVWHNSDLLRKVDGLEGTSPSRFVVVGAGQSAAENVAYLHRRFPEAEVCAVFSRYGYSPADDSSFANRIFDPGAVDEFFAAPDSVKNKLMAYHGNTNYSVVDIDLIDDLYRQMYREKVLGTERLRFLNVSRVTEVEERPDSVRTTVKSLVTSEETPLDADIVVFATGYSPADPLGLLGEVADRCLLDDEGRVRVERDYRIATDPALNCGIYLQGGTEHTHGITTSLLSNTAIRVGEILDSLLDRSVKSTSDEARPVTDGTGSAVA, from the coding sequence ATGTCACAGGTTCATCCTGGCGACGCACCACTGATCCATGACCTCATCGGGATCGGCTTCGGTCCCTCCAACGTGGCCATGGCGATCGCGCTCAGAGAGCACAACACACGCGTCGGCGGGCAGGAGTCGGTCACCGCTCACTTCTTCGAGCAGCAGCAGAGCTTCGGCTGGCACCGCGGCATGCTGATCGACGACGCCACGATGCAAGTGTCGTTCCTCAAGGACCTGGTGACCCTCCGTAACCCGGCGAGCGAGTACAGCTTCCTCTGCTATCTGCAGAGCAAGAACCGGTTGATCGACTTCATCAACCACAAGAACCTCTTCCCGCTGCGCGTGGAGTTCCACGACTACTTCGAGTGGGCGGCGGCCAAGGTCGACGACATGGTCTCCTACGGACACGAGGTCGTCTCCGTGACGCCCTTCGTCCACGACGGCACCGTGGAGTACCTGGACGTCACCGTCCGGTCGGGCGGCGGCCTCGAAGTGCACCGCGCCCGCAACCTCGTCATCGGCACCGGGCTGCGCCCGATCCTGCCGGAAGGCGTACAGCGCGGCGACCGCGTCTGGCACAACTCCGATCTGCTGCGCAAGGTCGACGGCCTGGAGGGCACCTCGCCCTCGCGGTTCGTCGTCGTGGGCGCCGGACAGAGCGCCGCCGAGAACGTCGCCTACCTGCACCGCCGTTTCCCCGAGGCCGAGGTCTGCGCGGTCTTCTCCCGGTACGGCTACAGCCCCGCCGACGACAGCAGCTTCGCCAACCGGATCTTCGACCCGGGCGCCGTGGACGAGTTCTTCGCCGCACCCGACAGCGTCAAGAACAAACTGATGGCCTATCACGGGAACACCAACTACTCCGTGGTGGACATCGACCTGATCGACGACCTGTACCGGCAGATGTACCGGGAGAAGGTGCTCGGCACCGAACGGCTGCGCTTCCTCAACGTCTCCCGGGTCACCGAGGTCGAGGAGCGGCCCGACAGCGTCCGTACCACCGTGAAATCCCTCGTCACCAGTGAGGAGACCCCGCTGGACGCCGACATCGTGGTGTTCGCCACCGGCTACAGCCCCGCCGACCCGCTGGGCCTCCTCGGCGAGGTCGCCGACCGCTGCCTGCTGGACGACGAGGGCCGCGTCCGGGTCGAGCGCGACTACCGGATCGCCACCGACCCCGCCCTGAACTGCGGAATCTATCTTCAGGGCGGTACGGAGCACACGCACGGCATCACCACGTCCCTGCTCTCCAACACCGCGATACGGGTCGGCGAGATCCTGGACTCCCTGCTGGACCGGAGCGTCAAGTCCACCTCCGACGAGGCGCGCCCGGTCACCGACGGCACCGGCAGCGCCGTCGCCTGA
- a CDS encoding TOBE domain-containing protein translates to MPSYSIGQAAELLAVSPETVRRWADGGHLAMDRGGSGNRLIDGVSLAGFATERAAGLHPVPGGGALTSVRNSFAGIVTAVTMDDIVAQVEIQSGPHRLVSLISRESVEELGLEVGVLATARVKSTNVHIDRPGSQPRER, encoded by the coding sequence GTGCCTTCGTACAGCATTGGCCAGGCCGCAGAGCTGCTGGCCGTCAGTCCGGAAACCGTTCGCCGATGGGCGGACGGCGGTCACCTCGCGATGGACCGGGGCGGCTCGGGGAACCGGCTGATCGACGGCGTCAGCCTGGCGGGCTTCGCCACGGAGCGCGCCGCGGGCCTGCACCCGGTGCCCGGCGGCGGGGCGCTGACCTCCGTGCGGAACTCCTTCGCCGGGATCGTCACCGCCGTCACGATGGACGACATCGTGGCCCAGGTGGAGATCCAGTCGGGCCCGCACCGGCTGGTGTCGCTGATCAGCCGCGAGTCCGTGGAGGAACTCGGTCTCGAAGTGGGCGTCCTGGCGACGGCCCGGGTGAAGTCGACCAACGTGCACATCGACCGCCCCGGGAGCCAGCCCCGGGAGCGCTGA
- a CDS encoding molybdopterin-dependent oxidoreductase codes for MSRLGAPRRAPAAQLASLALLGDVGRPATLTVRDLRDGWQQHRAEVVFDCATSGPQRHVFEGPLLREVALASQPLFDTRRRKDRSRFALAVSGGDGHHTVLAWAEIDADFGDAPVLLATRLDDEGLDAAGSQLVVPVDRCGARYISAINRVWVGAWPGAR; via the coding sequence ATGAGCCGACTCGGTGCGCCACGCCGCGCCCCTGCCGCACAGCTCGCGTCTCTGGCCCTGCTCGGGGACGTCGGCCGTCCCGCCACCCTGACGGTGCGTGACCTGCGGGACGGATGGCAGCAGCACCGGGCGGAGGTCGTCTTCGACTGCGCCACCAGCGGGCCGCAGCGGCATGTGTTCGAGGGACCTCTGCTGCGCGAGGTCGCTCTCGCCTCGCAGCCGCTCTTCGACACCCGCCGGCGCAAGGACCGCTCCCGGTTCGCTCTGGCGGTCTCCGGCGGCGACGGGCACCACACCGTCCTGGCCTGGGCGGAGATCGACGCCGATTTCGGCGACGCCCCCGTCCTCCTGGCCACCCGGCTGGACGACGAGGGCCTGGACGCGGCCGGCAGCCAGCTGGTGGTGCCGGTAGACCGGTGCGGGGCGCGTTACATCAGCGCCATCAACCGGGTCTGGGTCGGCGCCTGGCCGGGGGCGCGGTAG
- the dhaK gene encoding dihydroxyacetone kinase subunit DhaK, which yields MKMLINVPETVVADALRGMAAAHPELTVDVENRVVVRRDAPVAGKVALVSGGGSGHEPLHAGFVGPGMLSAACPGEVFTSPVPDQMVRAAAAVDSGAGVLFVVKNYTGDVLNFEMAAELADDEGIQVAQVVVDDDVAVSDSTFTAGRRGTGATLFVEKIAGAAADEGAPLERVASLARQVNGSSRSFGVALSAVTTPAKGSPTFDLPTGELELGIGIHGEPGRERRPMMTSGEIADFAVHAVLEDLRPTGPVLALVNGMGATPLLELYGFNAEVQRVLSERGVPVARTLVGNYVTSLDMAGCSVTLCQVDEELLRLWDAPVETPALRWGR from the coding sequence ATGAAGATGCTCATCAACGTCCCCGAGACCGTCGTCGCCGACGCCCTGCGGGGTATGGCCGCCGCCCACCCCGAACTGACCGTCGATGTGGAGAACCGGGTCGTCGTACGGCGGGACGCGCCGGTGGCCGGGAAGGTGGCGCTCGTCTCCGGGGGCGGGTCGGGGCACGAGCCGTTGCACGCCGGGTTCGTCGGGCCCGGGATGCTGTCGGCCGCCTGTCCCGGGGAGGTGTTCACCTCGCCGGTGCCGGACCAGATGGTGCGGGCGGCAGCGGCGGTGGACAGCGGGGCGGGGGTGCTCTTCGTCGTCAAGAACTACACCGGTGACGTGCTGAACTTCGAGATGGCCGCCGAGCTCGCCGACGACGAGGGCATCCAGGTCGCCCAGGTCGTGGTCGACGACGACGTGGCGGTGAGCGACAGCACCTTCACGGCCGGGCGGCGCGGCACGGGGGCGACGCTCTTCGTCGAGAAGATCGCGGGGGCCGCCGCCGACGAGGGCGCACCCCTGGAGCGGGTGGCCTCGCTGGCCCGGCAGGTGAACGGCTCCTCGCGGAGCTTCGGGGTGGCCCTCAGCGCGGTCACCACCCCGGCGAAGGGCAGCCCGACCTTCGATCTGCCCACCGGTGAGCTGGAGTTGGGCATCGGCATCCACGGCGAGCCGGGACGCGAGCGGCGGCCGATGATGACCTCGGGCGAGATCGCCGACTTCGCGGTGCACGCGGTGCTGGAGGACCTCCGGCCGACCGGACCCGTGCTGGCGCTGGTCAACGGGATGGGGGCGACACCGCTGCTGGAGCTGTACGGGTTCAACGCCGAGGTCCAGCGGGTGCTCTCCGAACGGGGTGTGCCGGTGGCCCGTACGCTCGTGGGGAACTACGTGACCTCACTCGACATGGCAGGCTGCTCGGTGACGCTGTGCCAGGTAGACGAGGAGCTGCTGCGGCTGTGGGACGCGCCCGTGGAGACTCCCGCGCTCCGCTGGGGCCGTTGA
- the dhaL gene encoding dihydroxyacetone kinase subunit DhaL → MLDADFFRRWMMAAAAAVDREADRLTELDSAIGDADHGSNLRRGFAAVTAVVEKDAPATPGAVLTLAGRQLISTVGGASGPLYGTLLRRTGKALGEEAEVTRDQLAQAFAAGVAAVGQLGGAQAGDKTMLDALLPAAEALASSFRGAVDAARAGAEATVPLQARKGRASYLGERSIGHQDPGATSAALLVEALACTAVDGGAEA, encoded by the coding sequence GTGCTGGACGCCGACTTCTTCCGCCGTTGGATGATGGCCGCCGCGGCCGCCGTGGACCGTGAGGCGGACCGACTGACCGAACTGGACTCGGCGATCGGGGACGCCGACCACGGCAGCAACCTCCGGCGCGGTTTCGCGGCGGTGACGGCCGTGGTGGAGAAGGACGCGCCCGCGACCCCGGGCGCGGTGCTGACCCTGGCGGGGCGGCAGCTGATCTCCACCGTCGGCGGGGCGTCCGGGCCGCTGTACGGGACGCTGCTGCGCCGTACGGGCAAGGCGCTGGGCGAGGAGGCCGAGGTGACGCGGGACCAGCTCGCCCAGGCGTTCGCCGCGGGTGTCGCGGCGGTGGGGCAGCTCGGCGGGGCGCAGGCCGGGGACAAGACGATGCTGGACGCGCTGCTGCCTGCGGCGGAGGCGCTGGCCTCGTCGTTCCGGGGTGCGGTGGACGCGGCCCGCGCGGGCGCCGAGGCCACGGTCCCGTTGCAGGCACGCAAGGGGCGGGCCAGCTATCTCGGCGAGCGCAGCATCGGCCACCAGGACCCGGGCGCGACCTCGGCGGCCCTGCTGGTCGAGGCCCTGGCCTGCACCGCGGTGGACGGGGGTGCGGAGGCATGA
- a CDS encoding PTS-dependent dihydroxyacetone kinase phosphotransferase subunit DhaM → MSQEPQVGIVLVSHSGPVAESVAELARDLAAGGVTAPVAAAGGLPNGGLGTSAELIGRAAASVDRGVGVAVLVDLGSAVLTVKAMLAEGDELPGNTRLVDAPFVEGAVAAVVTASSGGDIGAVEAAASEAYGYRKT, encoded by the coding sequence ATGAGCCAGGAGCCTCAGGTGGGCATCGTGCTGGTCTCGCACAGCGGTCCGGTCGCGGAGTCGGTCGCCGAACTGGCCCGTGACCTCGCCGCCGGGGGCGTGACGGCCCCGGTCGCGGCGGCGGGCGGGCTGCCGAACGGCGGGCTCGGCACCAGCGCCGAGCTGATCGGCCGGGCCGCCGCCTCGGTGGACCGGGGCGTCGGCGTCGCGGTCCTCGTCGACCTGGGGAGCGCGGTCCTCACGGTGAAGGCGATGCTCGCCGAGGGCGACGAACTCCCCGGGAACACCCGGCTGGTCGACGCCCCGTTCGTGGAGGGCGCGGTCGCCGCCGTGGTGACCGCGTCGTCCGGTGGGGACATCGGCGCGGTGGAGGCGGCGGCCTCGGAGGCGTACGGGTACCGCAAGACGTAG